In one Curtobacterium citreum genomic region, the following are encoded:
- the ybeY gene encoding rRNA maturation RNase YbeY, producing MSIELNNESGVEVDEAAIQRLAAFALDAMHVHADAELAIVLVDEGAMEQLHVRWMDEPGPTDVLSFPMDELRPGTEDEPTPAGLLGDIVVCPQVAAEQAKTAGHTSTDEMLLLTCHGILHLLGFDHAEPEEKAEMFGLQGEILSAFAAQQRGR from the coding sequence GTGAGCATCGAGCTCAACAACGAGTCCGGCGTCGAGGTCGACGAGGCAGCCATCCAGCGCCTCGCCGCCTTCGCGCTCGACGCGATGCACGTCCACGCGGACGCGGAGCTCGCGATCGTGCTCGTCGACGAGGGCGCCATGGAGCAGCTCCACGTCCGGTGGATGGACGAGCCCGGACCGACCGACGTGCTGAGCTTCCCGATGGACGAGCTTCGTCCAGGGACCGAGGACGAGCCGACGCCCGCCGGACTCCTCGGCGACATCGTCGTCTGCCCGCAGGTCGCGGCGGAGCAGGCGAAGACCGCCGGGCACACGAGCACCGACGAGATGCTGCTCCTCACCTGCCACGGCATCCTGCACCTGCTCGGGTTCGACCACGCCGAGCCGGAGGAGAAGGCCGAGATGTTCGGACTCCAGGGCGAGATCCTCTCCGCGTTCGCCGCCCAGCAGCGCGGGCGGTGA